One Fusarium falciforme chromosome 12, complete sequence DNA window includes the following coding sequences:
- a CDS encoding Cupin-2 domain-containing protein, with translation MGLGAKTPLRRVVTYHKGATSALLSDSELQPVSAFASDAVTLWQNSKYPAELVDKDPVSSSPVIYTPGSLIRVVDFPANSKGHNHRTASLDYGIVFEGELELVLEDGSRTIVRAGDLVVQQATMHQWNNLTNKPARVIFVLLASERTVNGVDVGEVGVPEKYLPQH, from the exons ATGGGTCTTGGCGCTAAAACTCCTCTTCGACGTGTGGTCACCTACCACAAAGGTGCCACCTCCGCACTGCTCTCTGATAGCGAGCTCCAGCCAGTCTCGGCATTCGCCAGTGACGCGGTTACTCTCTGGCAAAATTCCAAATACCCTGCCGAACTCGTCGACAAAGACCCGGTTAGCTCCAGTCCAGTCATCTACACCCCTGGATCTCTCATCCGAGTTGTGGATTTCCCAGCAAACTCCAAGGGGCACAACCATAGAACTGCGTCCCTCGACTATGGTATTGTGTTTGAGGGAGAACTAGAGTTGGTTCTGGAAGACGGTTCGCGTACCATCGTCCGAGCAGGAGATTTGGTAGTGCAGCAAGCT ACTATGCACCAATGGAACAATCTGACCAATAAGCCGGCTCGGGTCATTTTTGTTCTTTTGGCATCTGAAAGGACTGTCAACGGCGTTGATGTGGGTGAAGTTGGTGTCCCTGAGAAATACCTTCCTCAGCACTAG
- a CDS encoding LigB domain-containing protein, whose translation MGSLPTTKAPTPVFLFAHGSTMMLGEESEPAKIWEGVGNECLRRGIKRIVMMGAHWDAPYDTVEVSMNPNAQKDPVGSVTEARYMPYKMVPDLEGGQRVIDMLQAAGINARANRKFDWIHDTFLIVIRMFPNCVPLPTTIVSMNARYDPHMHLKIGAALRPLRFEDTLIIGSGGSVHNLYRNHWQWMIRFKDNFAQPVPPGDFALEFRQAVEDAVTQNTGPALRRAVTRLMKHPRYKEAHGTDDHFMATMFAAGAAGTEDDVGPNTFMGECWELVNMCNSQYQLGSWA comes from the exons ATGGGAAGTCTACCAACAACCAAAG CGCCAACTCCGGTGTTTCTCTTCGCCCATGGCTCGACCATGATGCTGGGCGAAGAGTCAGAACCAGCCAAAATTTGGGAAGGGGTGGGTAATGAGTGTCTGCGCCGTGGTATCAAGAGAATTGTCATGATG GGCGCTCACTGGGATGCCCCCTACGACACAGTCGAAGTCAGCATGAACCCCAACGCACAAAAAGACCCCGTCGGCAGCGTCACAGAAGCACGATACATGCCGTACAAGATGGTGCCAGACCTCGAAGGAGGCCAACGAGTCATCGATATGCTTCAAGCAGCCGGCATCAACGCTAGAGCCAACCGCAAATTCGACTGGATCCACGACACGTTTCTCATCGTTATCCGCATGTTCCCAAACTGCGTTCCGCTACCCACAACAATTGTCTCCATGAACGCGCGATACGACCCCCATATGCATCTAAAAATTGGAGCTGCGCTACGGCCCTTGCGGTTTGAAGATACCCTCATCATCGGCAGTGGGGGTTCGGTGCATAATCTGTACCGCAATCACTGGCAGTGGATGATACGTTTCAAGGACAACTTTGCGCAACCTGTTCCCCCAGGTGACTTTGCATTGGAATTCCGACAAGCTGTTGAGGATGCTGTCACACAGAACACTGGTCCCGCGTTGCGACGAGCCGTCACCCGGCTGATGAAACACCCGCGGTACAAGGAGGCCCATGGAACTGATGATCATTTCATGGCCACCATGTTTGCTGCCGGCGCTGCGGGAACTGAGGATGACGTTGGTCCGAATACTTTTATGGGAGAGTGCTGGGAGTTGGTCAACATGTGCAATAGCCAGTATCAGCTCGGGTCATGGGCTTAG
- a CDS encoding Homogentisate 1,2-dioxygenase gives MPVTNFVTPEKYTYLNGFRSFHESEAIKGALPIGANSPQKPPYGLYAEKLSGTAFTAPRHENQQSWLYRILPSAAHSSFERFDKVSEPLINGKLDFVPNQLRWDPFEIDDQVDWVRGLKLVSGAGDPTIKVGLGIYIFAAGRDMDANTAMYSSDGEMLVVAQHGVLDIQTELGRLLVRPNEIAILPRGIKYRVTLPAGPVRGYILELYQGHFTLPELGPIGSNCLANPRDFQIPTAAFDEDTNTTWTIINKYNSQLYVAKQGHTPFDVVAWHGKCVAVIYPYKYDLGRFSVIGSISFDHPDPSIYTVLTGPSDHPGTAVADFVIFPPRWLVQEDTFRPPWYHRNTMSEFMGLICGEYDAKTGGGFQPAGASLHNVMSAHGPDADSFERASNAVLKPQKIGEGSMAFMFESSLMLGLTEWGLKTCQKVQAEYSEHSWSGLKPHFKRPS, from the exons ATGCCTGTAACGAATTTTGTAACCCCCGAGAAGTACACGTACCTCAACGGCTTCAGGTCGTTTCACGA ATCTGAAGCCATCAAGGGTGCGTTGCCGATCGGCGCCAACTCTCCCCAGAAGCCACCCTATGGCCTGTACGCTGAGAAGCTATCTGGAACCGCCTTTACGGCTCCTCGCCATGAGAACCAACAGTCTTGGCTTTACAGAATTCTCCCTTCAGCCGCTCACTCGTCTTTTGAGCGGTTTGACAAAGTCTCTGAGCCACTGATCAACGGCAAACTTGACTTTGTGCCAAACCAGCTGCGATGGGATCCCTTTGAGATTGACGACCAGGTCGACTGGGTTCGAGGCTTGAAGCTCGTCTCTGGCGCTGGGGATCCTACTATCAAGGTCGGTTTGGGTATCTACATCTTTGCTGCCGGACGTGACATGGACGCAAACACGGCCATGTACTCTTCCGACGGAGAGATGCTCGTGGTAGCGCAACATGGTGTGTTGGATATCCAAACTGAACTGGGCCGTCTGCTTGTTCGCCCTAACGAGATTGCTATCCTTCCTCGTGGTATCAAGTACCGCGTGACGTTGCCTGCAGGCCCTGTGAGAGGGTATATCCTTGAGTTGTATCAAGGACATTTTACCCTGCCAGAGCTGGGCCCAATTGGATCCAACTGTCTGGCGAACCCAAGGGACTTTCAGATTCCTACGGCGGCGTTTGACGAAGACACTAACACGACTtggaccatcatcaacaagtaCAACAGCCAGCTGTATGTGGCTAAGCAGGGCCATACGCCGTTTGATGTGGTGGCGTGGCATGGAAA ATGCGTAGCTGTAA TTTACCCGTACAAGTATGACCTGGGCCGCTTCTCTGTCATCGGAAGCATTTCCTTTGACCATCCTGATCCGTCCATTTACACCGTCTTGACCGGTCCATCCGATCATCCCGGCACCGCCGTAGCAGACTTTGTCATCTTTCCTCCACGCTGGCTGGTCCAAGAAGACACATTCAGGCCCCCATGGTACCACCGCAACACCATGTCCGAGTTCATGGGCCTCATCTGCGGCGAGTACGACGCCAAGACTGGTGGAGGCTTCCAGCCAGCCGGCGCCAGTCTTCACAACGTCATGTCTGCGCATGGGCCTGATGCAGACAGCTTTGAGAGGGCGAGTAATGCGGTGCTGAAGCCTCAGAAGATTGGAGAGGGTAGCATGGCGTTCATGTTTGAGAGTAGCTTGATGTTGGGGCTTACGGAATGGGGGTTGAAGACGTGTCAGAAGGTTCAGGCTGAGTACAGTGAGCATAGCTGGTCAGGACTGAAGCCGCACTTTAAGAGGCCGTCTTGA
- a CDS encoding PepX-C domain-containing protein, whose amino-acid sequence MAENKFLEIDRDNFPYVFMKNVDIPLKTYEKGTLRANVFLPKDAAPYGSKTYPVIATYGPYGKDVPYGSFYKKSWEQVNPEMKSAHSAWETPDPAFWTSKGYIVVRTDERGAGQSPGLLDTMSRGTSEAFFDVVEWSAEQEWSSGKVGLLGISYYAGTQWRVAARKPKGLAAIIPWEGMSDYYRDRVRHGGILSDRFIKFWWNNGVSPNQYGKPGRTARKWGQDTLEGDLDEETLLKNRRDQTIDTAVHKFRDEEYYRTRDFDMEAIETPLLSVANWGGILLHLRGNVLGWMRASSKYKFLHFIVGRHDLPFYYPESAELQLSFFNSFLKDNDADGWKTGKQPRVRLCLRKGEAGVDDPERERSFPSRDEADWPLPGTEYTKFFLTPENALSKSPSAKSGSIQYDALKGEPITFKYTTQSSLEITGHIVAHVTVSASRKSPDSPLPSDIDLFVTLRKLNKEGNEVFYTGTMGDPVPIVKGWLRVSLRKVDTENEFHRSFLPYRNYYESEVQPVEENQKYEVDVEVWPTNVVLEPGETLVLEIAGHDTQGVGNFSHDHEDDRSPRVFDGLNNVHVGGEASWLTLPVINGST is encoded by the exons ATGGCTGAAaacaagttcctcgagaTCGACAGGGACAACTTTCCCTACGTCTTTATGAAGAATGTGGACATTCCTCTCAAGACATATGAAAAGGGCACTCTTAGAGCGAATGTCTTTTTACCCAAGGATGCCGCTCCTTACGGATCAAAGACTTATCCTGTCATTGCCACCTACGGTCCCT ATGGCAAGGATGTTCCATATGGATCCTTCTACAAGAAGAGCTGGGAACAGGTTAATCCTGAGATGAAATCTGCCCACTCAGCTTGGGAGACCCCTGACCCTGCCTTCTGGACGAGCAAGGGCTACATCGTCGTGAGAACCGATGAGCGAGGCGCAGGCCAAAGTCCAGGTCTTCTCGACACCATGTCTCGCGGCACCAGCGAAGCTTTCTTCGATGTTGTGGAGTGGAGCGCTGAGCAAGAATGGTCTTCTGGTAAGGTCGGACTTCTGGGAATTAGTTACTACGCTGGTACTCAGTGGCGAGTTGCTGCTCGAAAACCGAAGGGATTGGCTGCCATCATACCTTGGGAGGGCATGAGTGATTACTATCGTGACAGAGTTCGCCATGGCGGCATCCTATCTGATAGATTCATCA AGTTCTGGTGGAACAACGGTGTTAGCCCAAACCAGTATGGCAAGCCTGGCCGTACAGCCCGAAAATGGGGCCAGGATACTCTGGAAGGTGACCTTGATGAGGAAACACTTCTCAAGAACCGCAGAGATCAAACGATAGATACGGCAGTTCACAAGTTCCGTGACGAGGAATACTATCGCACGCGGGACTTTGACATGGAGGCGATCGAAACCCCCCTCCTCAGTGTGGCCAACTGG GGTGGAATTCTTCTGCATCTACGAGGAAACGTCCTCGGCTGGATGCGCGCCAGCTCCAAGTACAAGTTCCTCCACTTCATCGTCGGAAGACATGACCTCCCCTTCTACTATCCCGAGTCAGCTGAGCTTCAACTCTCCTTCTTCAATTCATTCCTCAAGGATAACGACGCAGATGGTTGGAAGACGGGGAAGCAGCCGAGAGTGCGTCTGTGCCTGCGCAAAGGAGAGGCTGGCGTCGATGACCCAGAGCGTGAGAGGAGCTTCCCCAGCAGAGACGAGGCAGACTGGCCCTTGCCTGGAACTGAGTATACCAAGTTCTTCTTGACGCCGGAGAATGCGCTCAGCAAGTCGCCATCAGCCAAGTCTGGATCCATCCAATATGATGCACTGAAGGG CGAACCTATCACGTTCAAGTACACCACCCAGTCCAGTTTGGAGATTACCGGCCACATCGTCGCCCACGTAACTGTGTCGGCATCGCGCAAGTCACCAGACTCTCCTCTACCATCTGACATCGACCTCTTCGTCACCCTTCGCAAGCTAAACAAGGAAGGCAACGAGGTGTTTTACACGGGCACAATGGGAGACCCCGTCCCCATCGTCAAGGGTTGGCTCCGCGTTTCTCTCCGCAAAGTGGATACAGAAAACGAGTTCCACAGGAGTTTCCTGCCTTATCGCAACTACTACGAAAGCGAGGTCCAGCCTGTAGAGGAGAACCAAAAGTACGAAGTCGATGTTGAAGTTTGGCCGACAAACGTTGTCTTGGAACCTGGAGAGACTCTTGTTCTGGAGATTGCGGGCCACGATACTCAAGGTGTGGGCAATTTCTCCCACGATCACGAGGATGACAGGAGTCCCAGAGTCTTTGATGGGCTGAATAATGTGCATGTTGGTGGAGAAGCGAGTTGGTTGACCCTCCCGGTTATCAACGGCAGTACATAG
- a CDS encoding Stress-response A/B barrel domain-containing protein: MGINRVVQFQFKSDVTNDAIDKVSSKILALKDGCLHQESKKPYIQSIQGGADNSPEGLQGGITHAFVIQFAGTEDRDYYALKDPVHLAVVDELGPMVEKVQIIDLPRND; encoded by the exons ATGGGCATCAATCGTGTTGTTCAGTTTCAGTTCAAGTCTGATGTCACTAATGATGCCATTGACAAG GTTTCCTCCAAGATCCTGGCGCTGAAAGACGGCTGCCTCCATCAAGAATCCAAGAAACCATACATCCAGTCCATCCAAGGCGGCGCAGACAACTCCCCCGAGGGACTTCAG GGAGGAATCACTCATGCATTCGTCATCCAATTTGCTGGGACCGAAGACAGGGACTACTACGCGCTCAAGGACCCCGTCCACCTCGCTGTCGTGGATGAGCTGGGCCCTATGGTAGAGAAGGTTCAGATCATTGACCTCCCCAGGAACGATTAA